One window of Rhodopirellula bahusiensis genomic DNA carries:
- the nqrF gene encoding NADH:ubiquinone reductase (Na(+)-transporting) subunit F translates to MLSLSLMIAAVDPMEVVFGVVMFTIVVIALVLLILAAKSQLVASGPVKIMINNQKEVSIPAGGKLLGALADAGIFVSSACGGGGTCAQCKVKVTEGGGDLLATETGHINKKEAADGERLSCQVAVKNDMVVEVPPEAFDTQKWECTVKSNDNVATFIKEFVLQLPEGAEVDFRAGGYIQIECPPHEIHYKDFEIDEEYHPDWDQYNIWRYVSKVEEPVIRAYSMANYPGEKGIIMLNIRVASPPPRAPEGTPPGKMSSYIFSLKPGDKATISGPYGEFFIKDSEAEMVYIGGGAGMAPLRSHIFELFKRQKTDRKVSYWYGGRSLRELFYIEHFREIEKDFPNFKFNIALSEPQPEDNWDGYVGFIHQVLLDNYLSKHPAPEDIEYYICGPPMMNAAVFRMLDELGVEPENIAYDDFGG, encoded by the coding sequence ATGCTTTCCCTTTCTTTGATGATCGCAGCCGTTGATCCGATGGAAGTCGTCTTTGGCGTCGTCATGTTCACCATCGTGGTGATCGCGTTGGTGTTGCTGATTTTGGCTGCGAAGAGCCAATTGGTTGCATCCGGCCCGGTCAAGATCATGATCAACAACCAAAAAGAAGTTTCGATTCCGGCCGGCGGGAAATTGCTCGGTGCTCTCGCCGATGCGGGCATCTTCGTCAGCAGCGCATGCGGTGGCGGTGGTACCTGTGCCCAGTGCAAGGTCAAGGTTACCGAGGGCGGTGGCGATTTGCTGGCGACTGAAACCGGCCACATCAACAAGAAAGAAGCGGCCGATGGGGAACGACTTTCCTGCCAGGTCGCAGTGAAGAACGACATGGTCGTGGAAGTTCCACCCGAAGCGTTCGACACTCAGAAGTGGGAATGCACGGTCAAGAGCAACGACAACGTCGCGACGTTCATCAAAGAGTTTGTCCTGCAGCTTCCCGAAGGTGCCGAGGTTGATTTCCGTGCCGGTGGTTACATTCAAATCGAATGCCCTCCCCACGAGATCCATTACAAAGACTTCGAAATCGACGAAGAGTATCACCCGGACTGGGACCAGTACAACATTTGGCGTTACGTGTCGAAGGTGGAAGAACCGGTCATCCGTGCTTATTCGATGGCCAATTACCCCGGCGAGAAGGGCATCATCATGCTCAACATCCGGGTCGCTTCGCCGCCACCACGTGCTCCTGAGGGAACGCCTCCTGGGAAGATGAGCAGTTACATCTTCTCGCTCAAACCTGGCGACAAAGCCACGATCAGTGGTCCTTATGGTGAGTTCTTCATCAAGGACAGCGAAGCGGAAATGGTCTACATCGGTGGTGGTGCCGGAATGGCTCCTCTGCGAAGTCACATCTTTGAGTTGTTCAAACGACAGAAGACCGATCGCAAGGTCAGCTACTGGTACGGTGGCCGTAGTCTTCGCGAATTGTTCTACATCGAACACTTCCGCGAAATCGAGAAGGACTTCCCGAACTTCAAGTTCAACATCGCGTTGTCTGAGCCTCAACCAGAAGACAACTGGGACGGCTACGTCGGGTTCATTCACCAAGTGTTGCTGGACAACTACCTCAGCAAGCACCCCGCACCAGAAGACATCGAGTATTACATCTGTGGTCCTCCAATGATGAATGCCGCTGTGTTCCGTATGCTCGATGAATTGGGTGTTGAACCTGAGAACATCGCCTACGATGACTTCGGCGGTTGA